The following coding sequences lie in one Halorarum halophilum genomic window:
- a CDS encoding cytochrome c oxidase subunit 3: protein MATETEDAHDEGHHLPAVEDWPRGFGEASWWPFVTALGAAGIYVGAALFLMGTSGIVPTLAGPVIFVGSIGVFLVGLYGWLYHAFVTHFWERGADEHSASKLRWGMIAFLISEVATFSAGFTYFIFIRANAWPPEGAELPPLLGSLVIINTALLLASSVTLHFAHEAIREDKRGRFLGLLGATLLLGIVFIGGQVYEYYEFIAHEEFTLTSGVFGSAFYGLTGLHGLHVSMGAVLLGIVFARALMGQYSAERHVSVTTASMYWHFVDAVWIILVAVLYVGAELNAGI, encoded by the coding sequence ATGGCTACGGAAACGGAAGACGCCCACGACGAGGGGCACCACCTCCCGGCGGTCGAGGACTGGCCGCGCGGGTTCGGTGAAGCCTCCTGGTGGCCGTTCGTCACCGCGCTCGGCGCCGCCGGGATCTACGTCGGCGCCGCGCTGTTCCTGATGGGGACCTCCGGCATCGTGCCGACGCTGGCCGGGCCGGTCATCTTCGTCGGCAGCATCGGCGTGTTCCTCGTGGGGTTGTACGGCTGGCTGTACCACGCCTTCGTCACCCATTTCTGGGAGCGCGGCGCCGACGAACACAGCGCCTCGAAGCTCCGGTGGGGGATGATCGCGTTCCTGATCTCCGAGGTCGCGACCTTCAGCGCCGGCTTCACCTACTTCATCTTCATCCGCGCGAACGCGTGGCCCCCCGAAGGTGCCGAACTCCCACCCCTCCTCGGCTCGCTCGTCATCATCAACACGGCGCTCCTGCTCGCCTCGTCGGTGACGCTCCACTTCGCCCACGAGGCCATTCGCGAGGACAAGCGGGGCCGCTTCCTCGGCCTCCTCGGCGCGACGCTGCTCCTCGGCATCGTGTTCATCGGCGGCCAGGTGTACGAGTACTACGAGTTCATCGCACACGAGGAGTTCACGCTCACGAGCGGCGTCTTCGGCTCGGCGTTCTACGGCCTGACCGGCCTCCACGGCCTCCACGTCTCGATGGGCGCCGTACTGCTCGGCATCGTGTTCGCCCGGGCGCTGATGGGCCAGTACTCGGCCGAGCGCCACGTCTCCGTGACGACCGCCTCGATGTACTGGCACTTCGTCGACGCCGTCTGGATCATCCTCGTCGCGGTGCTGTACGTCGGCGCCGAACTCAACGCCGGGATCTGA
- a CDS encoding CDGSH iron-sulfur domain-containing protein translates to MREVTHEATGPVRLDESDIDPEYGDVAVCMCGLSAERPFCDGSHRATEDEEDGVRYKYEDGERREIEELRLRE, encoded by the coding sequence ATGCGCGAAGTCACCCACGAGGCGACCGGACCGGTGAGACTCGACGAGTCGGACATCGACCCCGAGTACGGCGACGTGGCGGTGTGCATGTGCGGGCTGAGCGCCGAACGGCCGTTCTGTGACGGCTCGCACCGCGCGACGGAGGACGAGGAGGACGGCGTCCGCTACAAGTACGAGGACGGCGAGCGGCGGGAGATCGAGGAACTGCGGCTGCGCGAGTAA
- a CDS encoding potassium channel family protein, producing MTNASRRVVEYLLGALGLMVLLAFVYQWGLSTFEGAEVDYVHALYVVVETFTTTGFGLDVERWTTDRMYLLMIGLQLAGVGLIFLALPAVIVPLVDEALSSSPPESVDLTGHVVICSFTPRGETLVRELDANDQPYAIVEPDRDRAVELAAEHSVVHGDPEDVDTLRAASAADARALVADADDETNASIVLSAREVSEDLRIISLVEKEDVADYHRYAGADEVVSPRRGLGRSLGGKATQIVSDELGEAVELGEDLEIAELLIHRDSPLADSTVAESRIGERTGANVIGAWVRGEFESPPAPDRVLDEHTVILVAGREEQLEALKQLTLSETRRHRRGPVIVAGYGVVGRAAASQLAATDDVVVVDLEDKGGVDVVGDATERSTLEEAGIDEARSVLITLGSDTTTVFAALAVKQVAPEVEVIARANDAESVPKLYRAGAGYVLALSTVAGRMLASHLLEEEVLRPESQVQLVRVTAPNLGGRTLADAEVRARTGCSVVAIERDGEMRGDVGPNTVVREDDTLVIAGTDEAVARFNERLA from the coding sequence ATGACGAATGCCAGCCGGCGCGTCGTCGAATACTTGCTCGGCGCGCTCGGTCTGATGGTCCTGTTGGCGTTCGTCTACCAGTGGGGACTGTCAACGTTCGAGGGTGCGGAGGTGGACTACGTCCACGCGCTGTACGTCGTCGTGGAGACGTTCACGACGACCGGGTTCGGCCTCGACGTCGAGCGGTGGACGACCGACCGGATGTACCTGTTGATGATCGGGCTCCAGCTCGCTGGGGTCGGGCTCATCTTCCTCGCGCTCCCGGCGGTCATCGTCCCGCTCGTCGACGAGGCGCTCTCCTCCTCCCCGCCCGAATCGGTCGACCTGACCGGCCACGTCGTCATCTGCTCGTTCACCCCGCGCGGGGAGACCCTGGTTCGGGAACTGGACGCCAACGACCAGCCGTACGCTATCGTCGAGCCCGACCGCGACCGCGCCGTGGAACTCGCGGCCGAGCACTCCGTCGTCCACGGCGACCCGGAGGACGTGGATACGCTCCGGGCGGCGAGCGCGGCGGACGCACGGGCGCTCGTCGCCGACGCGGACGACGAGACGAACGCGAGCATCGTGCTCTCGGCCCGCGAGGTCTCCGAGGACCTCCGAATCATCAGCCTCGTCGAGAAGGAGGACGTGGCCGACTACCACCGCTACGCCGGAGCCGACGAGGTCGTCTCCCCCCGGCGGGGACTCGGACGGAGCCTCGGCGGGAAGGCGACCCAGATCGTCTCCGACGAACTCGGCGAGGCCGTCGAACTCGGCGAGGATCTGGAGATCGCGGAGTTGCTGATCCACCGCGATAGCCCGCTCGCCGACAGCACCGTCGCCGAGTCCCGGATCGGCGAACGGACGGGGGCCAACGTCATCGGCGCCTGGGTCCGGGGCGAGTTCGAGTCGCCGCCCGCCCCCGACCGCGTGCTCGACGAGCACACAGTGATCCTCGTGGCGGGCCGCGAGGAACAGCTCGAGGCGCTGAAACAGCTGACCCTCTCGGAGACTCGCCGGCACCGGCGGGGGCCGGTCATCGTCGCCGGCTACGGCGTCGTCGGCCGCGCCGCGGCCTCGCAACTCGCGGCCACCGACGACGTCGTCGTCGTCGACCTCGAGGACAAGGGCGGCGTGGACGTCGTCGGCGACGCGACCGAGCGCTCGACCCTGGAGGAGGCCGGCATCGACGAGGCCCGGAGCGTCCTCATCACGCTGGGATCGGACACGACGACCGTGTTCGCGGCACTCGCGGTGAAACAGGTCGCCCCGGAGGTGGAGGTCATCGCTCGCGCGAACGACGCCGAGAGCGTGCCGAAGCTCTACCGCGCCGGCGCCGGCTACGTGCTGGCGCTCTCGACGGTCGCGGGCCGCATGCTCGCCTCCCACCTCCTGGAGGAGGAGGTGCTCCGGCCGGAGTCGCAGGTCCAGCTCGTCCGCGTCACCGCGCCGAACCTGGGCGGGAGGACGCTCGCCGACGCCGAGGTCCGGGCGAGGACCGGCTGTTCGGTCGTCGCCATCGAGCGCGACGGCGAGATGCGCGGGGACGTCGGACCGAACACGGTCGTCCGCGAGGACGACACGCTCGTCATCGCCGGGACGGACGAGGCGGTAGCACGGTTCAACGAGCGGCTCGCCTGA
- a CDS encoding DUF998 domain-containing protein, giving the protein MGSDGTARTDQTPGRTSVAAAVGAAAGVGTVLAIVGATALAPWFSWSANALSDLGVAGGTAPLFNGALICGGLLALPYAWALHREGDGQSPVPAVTFALAMLSMAGVGAFPAGTPLHFPMALAFYLLLTVTLVADGVRRRQSPTGRAALVAAAVHVLGWAAWLAGVRPGPGLALPELLGALLFVGWAVAGSPVAPIRPSRIRRAAR; this is encoded by the coding sequence ATGGGTTCTGACGGAACCGCTCGCACCGACCAGACTCCAGGGCGGACCAGCGTCGCCGCCGCGGTTGGCGCGGCGGCGGGCGTCGGTACGGTCCTCGCCATCGTCGGGGCCACCGCGCTGGCCCCGTGGTTCTCCTGGTCCGCCAACGCGCTCTCGGATCTCGGGGTCGCGGGGGGGACGGCTCCCCTCTTCAACGGCGCCCTGATCTGCGGGGGGCTGCTCGCGCTCCCGTACGCCTGGGCGCTCCACCGTGAGGGGGACGGACAGTCACCGGTGCCGGCGGTCACGTTCGCGCTGGCGATGCTGTCGATGGCGGGCGTCGGCGCGTTTCCGGCCGGCACGCCGCTCCACTTCCCGATGGCGCTCGCCTTCTACCTCCTGCTCACGGTCACGCTGGTCGCCGACGGCGTTCGGCGCCGACAGTCCCCGACCGGCCGGGCCGCGCTCGTGGCGGCCGCGGTCCACGTGCTCGGGTGGGCGGCGTGGCTGGCCGGGGTTCGACCCGGGCCGGGGCTGGCGCTCCCGGAACTCCTCGGCGCGCTCCTGTTCGTCGGGTGGGCGGTCGCGGGGTCGCCGGTCGCGCCGATCCGCCCGTCACGGATCAGGCGAGCCGCTCGTTGA
- a CDS encoding aldo/keto reductase: protein MTLSLPPLGLGTSNIDDREECAETVARALEAGYRHVDTAQMYDNEAGVGEGIARADVPREEVVLATKIEPGNLAYDDAKRTARESLDRLGVDSVDMLYVHWPTKAYDPEETLQAMDELREEGVCDHVCLSNFTPDLLDEAHDLLDSPVAAHQVECHPRFRQDELRAYAREHGHHLVGYSPLGRGDLLDDPDISEIADEHDTTAAAVCLAWAFAQDALVPIPKGRGDHVEANLAAREVELDEAALERIDGLAEERFVDPDSAAWNR from the coding sequence GTGACGCTCTCGCTCCCGCCGCTCGGCCTTGGTACGTCCAACATCGACGACCGCGAGGAGTGCGCCGAAACGGTCGCACGCGCCCTCGAAGCGGGCTACCGCCACGTCGACACCGCACAGATGTACGACAACGAAGCGGGCGTCGGCGAGGGCATCGCCCGCGCGGACGTCCCGCGCGAGGAGGTGGTGCTCGCGACGAAGATCGAACCGGGGAACCTCGCGTACGACGACGCGAAGCGCACCGCCCGCGAGTCGCTCGACCGACTCGGCGTCGACTCGGTCGACATGCTGTACGTCCACTGGCCCACCAAGGCGTACGACCCCGAGGAAACGCTTCAGGCGATGGACGAACTCCGCGAGGAGGGGGTCTGTGACCACGTCTGCCTGTCGAACTTCACGCCGGACCTGCTCGACGAGGCGCACGACCTGCTGGACTCGCCGGTCGCCGCCCACCAGGTCGAGTGCCACCCGCGCTTCCGTCAGGACGAACTCCGCGCGTACGCCCGGGAACACGGCCATCACCTGGTCGGCTACTCCCCGCTCGGACGCGGCGACCTGCTCGACGACCCGGACATCTCGGAGATCGCCGACGAGCACGACACCACGGCCGCAGCTGTCTGTCTGGCGTGGGCGTTCGCCCAGGACGCCCTCGTTCCCATCCCCAAGGGACGGGGCGACCACGTGGAGGCGAACCTGGCGGCGCGGGAAGTGGAGCTCGACGAGGCGGCCCTCGAGCGCATCGACGGCCTGGCGGAGGAGCGGTTCGTCGACCCGGACTCGGCCGCCTGGAACCGGTGA
- a CDS encoding mechanosensitive ion channel family protein: MNLVTTLNALPPWQAAALVLVASLGAAVVTEVVLVRVARHAVARTETELDELVLESLRLPLVLTFALVGVFALTRIPGVVAAVPVSAEALEFYFGRPALTTVVLLWAWALNGVVNRTVGYLQESGARYDFAPVISNVWTLVVLVGALAITLSIWEIDVSPLLAGAGIAGIAVGFAAKDTVANFFGGIALYFDDTYRVGDYVELDSGEAGTVVKVGVRSTTLQTRDEVLVTVPNSVLNAAKVINQSAPGRRRRIRVPIGVAYGTDLDEFESLVLDVAADESLVLDSPRPRMRFRSFGDSALRYELLCWVASPTRNAKATHRLNRGIYDGLREAGIEIPFPQRVVTMRDDVRSIEGNGSMAPTAPVEGATSSDETMPGGRSEGRFGDD, from the coding sequence ATGAATCTCGTCACGACGCTGAACGCCCTCCCGCCGTGGCAGGCGGCGGCCCTCGTGCTCGTCGCCTCCCTCGGCGCGGCCGTAGTCACGGAGGTCGTCCTCGTCAGGGTCGCGCGGCACGCGGTCGCCCGGACGGAGACGGAACTGGACGAACTCGTGCTCGAATCGCTCAGGCTCCCGCTCGTGCTCACCTTCGCGCTCGTCGGGGTCTTCGCGCTCACGCGGATCCCGGGCGTCGTCGCCGCGGTGCCCGTTTCAGCCGAAGCCCTCGAGTTCTACTTCGGTCGCCCCGCCCTCACGACGGTCGTCCTGCTGTGGGCCTGGGCGCTCAACGGCGTGGTGAACCGGACGGTCGGCTACCTCCAGGAGTCCGGCGCCCGCTACGACTTCGCGCCGGTCATCTCCAACGTCTGGACGCTGGTCGTCCTCGTGGGCGCGCTGGCGATCACCCTCTCCATCTGGGAGATCGACGTCTCGCCGCTGCTCGCGGGCGCCGGCATCGCCGGCATCGCGGTCGGCTTCGCCGCGAAGGACACCGTCGCCAACTTCTTCGGCGGCATCGCCCTCTACTTCGACGACACCTACCGCGTCGGCGACTACGTCGAACTCGACTCGGGCGAGGCCGGCACGGTCGTGAAGGTCGGCGTCCGCTCGACGACGCTCCAGACCCGCGACGAGGTGCTCGTCACCGTCCCCAACTCCGTGCTCAACGCCGCGAAGGTGATCAACCAGTCCGCGCCCGGCCGCCGCCGTCGCATCCGGGTGCCGATCGGCGTCGCCTACGGCACCGACCTCGACGAGTTCGAGTCGCTCGTGCTCGACGTCGCGGCGGACGAGTCGCTCGTCCTCGACTCGCCGCGGCCGCGGATGCGCTTCCGCTCGTTCGGCGACTCGGCGCTCCGGTACGAACTGCTCTGCTGGGTCGCCTCGCCAACGAGGAACGCGAAGGCGACCCACCGGCTGAACCGCGGCATCTACGACGGGCTCCGGGAGGCGGGGATCGAGATCCCGTTCCCACAGCGGGTCGTCACGATGCGGGACGACGTGCGGTCGATCGAGGGGAACGGGTCGATGGCGCCGACCGCGCCGGTCGAGGGCGCGACGTCGAGCGACGAGACGATGCCGGGCGGCAGGTCGGAGGGTCGGTTCGGCGACGATTAG
- a CDS encoding metal-dependent hydrolase — MYRTGHVGVSLSLFAPVGYWLVTSGYIALAALVGATFVALAMLPDCDHRLPGVSHRGPTHSLLFAALVGGAFAYLGAQVEPVLDVAVPAGLSMSGFGFLLGFGSVLAHLLADVITPMGVNFLWPHPHRSSLNVVPSKDPTWNVGLFVIGVVSTGWSMGHAFGLL; from the coding sequence GTGTACCGAACGGGACACGTCGGCGTGTCGCTGTCGCTGTTCGCGCCGGTCGGCTACTGGCTGGTCACCAGCGGATACATCGCGCTCGCGGCCCTGGTCGGCGCGACGTTCGTGGCGCTGGCGATGCTGCCGGACTGTGACCACCGCCTCCCGGGGGTCTCTCACCGCGGGCCGACCCACTCGCTGTTGTTCGCCGCGCTTGTCGGGGGCGCCTTCGCGTACCTCGGCGCGCAGGTCGAGCCGGTGCTGGACGTGGCGGTCCCGGCCGGACTCTCCATGTCCGGCTTCGGCTTCCTGCTCGGGTTCGGGTCGGTGCTGGCGCACCTCCTTGCGGACGTGATCACGCCGATGGGGGTGAACTTCCTGTGGCCGCACCCGCACCGGTCGTCGCTGAACGTCGTCCCGTCGAAGGATCCGACGTGGAACGTCGGGCTGTTCGTCATCGGCGTCGTCTCGACCGGGTGGTCGATGGGGCACGCCTTCGGGTTGTTGTGA
- a CDS encoding dihydrofolate reductase family protein produces the protein MSDDHPNESAGKLVVGTFLTLDGVMQAPGGPDEDRDGGFEHGGWTVDYWDDKMGEIMDDQFAEADALLLGRRTYEIFAAHWPNVDAEGDPVATKLNSMPKYVASRTLDAVEWNNSTLLSGDVAEAVEDLETERGDTIMVQGSSDLIQTLLAHDLVDEFWIWVFPLVLGDGKRLFGDGTIPAALELTDVETSSTGVQMLRYERAGEIDYSSFALEDVAE, from the coding sequence ATGAGCGATGATCACCCGAACGAATCGGCCGGAAAGCTCGTCGTCGGAACGTTCCTCACGCTCGACGGCGTGATGCAGGCACCGGGTGGTCCCGACGAGGACCGCGACGGCGGCTTCGAGCACGGAGGGTGGACGGTCGACTACTGGGACGATAAGATGGGCGAGATCATGGACGATCAGTTCGCCGAGGCCGACGCGCTGCTGCTCGGCAGGCGGACGTACGAGATCTTCGCCGCGCACTGGCCCAACGTCGACGCGGAGGGCGATCCCGTGGCGACGAAACTGAACAGCATGCCGAAGTACGTCGCCTCCAGGACCCTCGACGCGGTGGAGTGGAACAACTCGACGCTCCTCTCGGGCGACGTCGCGGAGGCCGTCGAGGACCTCGAGACGGAGCGCGGGGACACGATCATGGTGCAGGGGAGCAGCGACCTGATCCAGACGCTGCTCGCACACGACCTCGTCGACGAGTTCTGGATCTGGGTGTTCCCCCTGGTCCTGGGGGACGGAAAGCGGCTGTTCGGCGACGGGACGATCCCCGCGGCCCTCGAACTGACGGACGTCGAGACGTCGAGCACGGGGGTCCAGATGCTCCGGTACGAGCGGGCGGGGGAGATCGATTACAGCTCGTTCGCGCTCGAGGACGTGGCGGAGTAA
- a CDS encoding peroxidase-related enzyme (This protein belongs to a clade of uncharacterized proteins related to peroxidases such as the alkylhydroperoxidase AhpD.) — MSDDTSPEPRLNDDAQRRFPVPDYDDVPEDLRDRIAEETERAGFTPNVFAALAYKPSHFRAFMAYHDALVDDTELDREEVEMIVVAVSGRNHCLYCNVAHGALVRIYAKDPALADQLVSNYRTADVSDQRMAMLDVAVKLTEEPDGVTTDDLDMLVEAGYSEEEVWDIGAVAAFFNLSNRMATFADWRPNEEFYTLGR; from the coding sequence ATGAGCGACGACACCTCCCCCGAACCCCGACTGAACGACGACGCCCAGCGACGGTTCCCCGTCCCCGACTACGACGACGTCCCCGAGGACCTGCGGGACCGGATCGCCGAGGAGACCGAGCGCGCCGGCTTCACGCCGAACGTGTTCGCCGCGCTCGCGTACAAGCCGAGCCACTTCCGGGCGTTCATGGCCTACCACGACGCGCTCGTCGACGACACGGAGCTCGACCGCGAGGAGGTGGAGATGATCGTCGTCGCCGTCTCCGGCCGGAACCACTGCCTCTACTGCAACGTCGCCCACGGCGCGCTCGTCCGCATCTACGCGAAGGACCCCGCGCTCGCGGACCAGCTCGTCTCGAACTACCGCACTGCCGACGTGAGCGACCAGCGGATGGCGATGCTGGACGTGGCGGTGAAGCTCACCGAGGAGCCCGATGGGGTGACGACCGACGACCTCGACATGCTCGTGGAGGCGGGCTACAGCGAGGAGGAGGTGTGGGACATCGGCGCCGTCGCCGCGTTCTTCAACCTCAGCAACCGGATGGCGACGTTCGCCGACTGGCGACCGAACGAGGAGTTCTACACGCTCGGCAGGTAG
- a CDS encoding heavy-metal-associated domain-containing protein produces the protein MTTNLRVTGMTCSGCEENVENALREVEGVEDASADEETDTVTVEGDADPLDLIAAVPDPYEADSA, from the coding sequence ATGACGACGAACCTTCGCGTCACCGGGATGACCTGCAGCGGGTGCGAGGAGAACGTCGAGAACGCCCTGCGCGAGGTCGAGGGCGTTGAGGACGCGTCCGCGGACGAGGAGACGGACACCGTGACCGTCGAGGGCGACGCGGACCCGCTCGACCTCATCGCCGCGGTGCCCGACCCGTACGAGGCGGACTCGGCCTGA
- a CDS encoding heavy metal translocating P-type ATPase, whose translation MNDRDRVTIEIRGMTCANCSATIEDALADLEGVSADVNYATDEATVEYDPERTPLAAVFDAIEGAGYEPIAETVNVGITGMTCANCSATIEDAVGGLPGVLSVDANYATDEATVRYAPSATSRAAVYDAIEDAGYEPVRDEGGEADESERRDAARKSEIRRQLRLTLFGAALATPLLVMLGLELFAPGTVPEQVPGTGLPFGWVAFALATPVQVVLGKPFYENSYKALVRNRRANMDVLIALGSTTAYGYSVVALLGVLPEAGLYFDTAALILVFITLGNYLEARSKGQASEALRSLLEMEAETATVVREDGTEEEVPLEDVQVGDRLKVRPGEKIPTDGVVREGESAVDESMVTGESMPVGKEAGDEVIGSTVNENGVLVVEATKVGEETAIQQIVKRVKEAQARQPEIQNVADRISAYFVPAVIGNAVLWGAVWFLFPEALAGFVGGLPLWGLAAGGPGAVGATEFAVLVFASAVLIACPCALGLATPAATMVGTSIGAQHGVLFEGGDILERVKDVEAVVFDKTGTLTEGEMTLTDARVVTPAADGAVPSDAEADVPADVTKEFLLEVAATAESGSEHPIGEAIVAGARERGTRVGDLDVLQNVSGRGIRGRTEHGTVVVGKPDLLADEGVETDPARDAMADLEEEGKTAVLVALDGELLGVLAVADEVKPSAREAVSALRERDVTVHMITGDNERTARAVAREVGIDEANVRAGVLPEDKADAVEAIQADGSRAMMVGDGVNDAPALATAFVGVAIGSGTDVAIEAADVTLMRSDPRDVVKAINVSEGTLTKIKQNLFWALGYNTAMIPLASLGLLQPVLAAGAMAFSSVSVLTNSMLFRNYDPDERYRLLGRFR comes from the coding sequence ATGAACGACAGGGACCGGGTGACGATCGAGATACGGGGCATGACGTGCGCGAACTGCTCTGCCACCATCGAGGACGCGCTCGCGGACCTCGAGGGCGTCTCGGCGGACGTGAACTACGCGACCGACGAGGCGACGGTCGAGTACGACCCCGAGCGAACCCCCCTCGCGGCGGTGTTCGACGCGATCGAGGGTGCCGGCTACGAACCGATCGCCGAGACGGTCAACGTGGGCATCACCGGGATGACCTGCGCGAACTGCTCGGCCACCATCGAGGACGCCGTCGGCGGGTTGCCGGGCGTGCTCTCGGTCGACGCGAACTACGCGACCGACGAGGCGACCGTCCGGTACGCCCCGTCGGCGACCTCCCGGGCCGCCGTCTACGACGCCATCGAGGACGCTGGTTACGAACCCGTGCGCGACGAGGGCGGGGAGGCCGACGAGTCGGAGCGCCGCGACGCCGCCCGCAAGTCGGAGATCCGCCGACAGCTCAGGTTGACGCTGTTCGGCGCCGCGCTGGCGACGCCGCTGCTCGTCATGCTCGGCCTGGAACTGTTCGCCCCCGGGACGGTTCCGGAACAGGTTCCGGGCACGGGCCTCCCGTTCGGCTGGGTCGCGTTCGCGCTCGCGACGCCCGTCCAGGTCGTGCTCGGCAAGCCGTTCTACGAGAACTCCTACAAGGCGCTCGTCAGGAACCGGCGCGCGAACATGGACGTGCTCATCGCGCTCGGCTCGACGACGGCGTACGGCTACTCCGTCGTCGCCCTGCTCGGCGTGCTCCCCGAGGCGGGGCTGTACTTCGACACGGCCGCGCTCATCCTCGTGTTCATCACGCTCGGCAACTACCTCGAGGCGCGCTCGAAGGGCCAGGCGAGCGAGGCGCTCCGCTCGCTGCTGGAGATGGAGGCCGAGACGGCGACGGTCGTCAGAGAAGATGGCACCGAGGAGGAGGTCCCGCTGGAGGACGTCCAGGTCGGCGACCGCCTGAAGGTCCGGCCCGGCGAGAAGATCCCGACGGACGGCGTCGTCCGTGAGGGCGAGTCGGCCGTCGACGAGTCGATGGTCACCGGCGAGTCGATGCCGGTCGGGAAGGAGGCGGGCGACGAGGTCATCGGCTCGACCGTGAACGAGAACGGGGTGCTCGTCGTCGAGGCGACGAAGGTCGGCGAGGAGACGGCCATCCAGCAGATCGTCAAGCGGGTGAAGGAGGCGCAGGCCCGCCAGCCGGAGATCCAGAACGTCGCCGACCGCATCTCGGCGTACTTCGTCCCCGCGGTCATCGGCAACGCGGTCCTCTGGGGCGCGGTCTGGTTCCTCTTCCCCGAGGCGCTGGCCGGGTTCGTCGGCGGCCTGCCGCTGTGGGGGCTCGCGGCCGGCGGGCCGGGCGCCGTCGGCGCGACGGAGTTCGCCGTGCTCGTGTTCGCCTCCGCGGTGCTCATCGCCTGCCCCTGCGCGCTCGGCCTGGCGACGCCGGCGGCGACGATGGTCGGGACGAGCATCGGCGCCCAGCACGGCGTCCTGTTCGAGGGCGGGGATATCCTCGAACGGGTGAAGGACGTCGAGGCGGTCGTCTTCGACAAGACCGGGACGCTCACAGAGGGCGAGATGACGCTCACCGACGCCCGGGTCGTCACGCCCGCAGCGGACGGCGCGGTTCCCTCCGACGCCGAGGCCGACGTGCCGGCGGACGTCACCAAGGAGTTCCTGCTCGAGGTCGCTGCGACCGCCGAGAGCGGCAGCGAGCACCCCATCGGCGAGGCGATCGTCGCCGGGGCCCGCGAACGCGGCACCCGGGTCGGCGACCTCGACGTGCTCCAGAACGTCTCCGGCCGGGGCATCCGCGGACGGACCGAGCACGGGACGGTCGTCGTCGGCAAGCCCGACCTGCTCGCCGACGAGGGGGTCGAGACGGACCCCGCGCGCGACGCGATGGCGGACCTCGAGGAGGAGGGGAAGACGGCGGTCCTCGTCGCGCTCGACGGCGAACTCCTCGGCGTCCTCGCGGTCGCCGACGAGGTGAAGCCGAGCGCGCGCGAGGCCGTCTCCGCGCTCCGGGAGCGCGACGTGACGGTCCACATGATCACCGGCGACAACGAGCGCACCGCCCGCGCGGTCGCCCGCGAGGTCGGCATCGACGAGGCGAACGTCCGGGCCGGGGTGCTCCCCGAGGACAAGGCCGACGCCGTCGAGGCCATCCAGGCCGACGGCTCGCGGGCGATGATGGTGGGCGACGGCGTCAACGACGCGCCGGCGCTCGCGACCGCCTTCGTCGGCGTCGCCATCGGTTCGGGCACCGACGTGGCCATCGAGGCCGCCGACGTGACGCTGATGCGCTCGGACCCCCGCGACGTGGTGAAGGCCATCAACGTCTCCGAGGGGACGCTGACGAAGATCAAGCAGAACCTGTTCTGGGCGCTCGGCTACAACACGGCGATGATTCCCCTCGCCTCGCTCGGCCTGCTCCAGCCGGTGCTCGCGGCCGGGGCGATGGCGTTCTCCTCGGTGTCGGTGCTGACGAACAGCATGCTGTTCCGGAACTACGACCCGGACGAGCGCTACCGGCTGCTCGGCCGGTTCCGATAG